The following are encoded in a window of Streptomyces sp. Go-475 genomic DNA:
- the tkt gene encoding transketolase, with the protein MSTQTADSFEWTDLDRRAVDTARLLAADAVQRVGNGHPGTAMSLAPAAYTLFQKVMRHDPADPEWTGRDRFVLSPGHTSLTLYTQLYLAGYELELDDLKAFRTHGSKTPGHPEYGHTAGVETTTGPLGQGVANAVGMAMAARYERGLFDPDAPEGESPFDHTIWAIVSDGDLQEGVSAEASSLAGHQKLGNLVFLYDDNHISIEGDTATAFSEDVLKRYEAYGWHVQRIEPREDGDIDVHALYAALKAAQAETGRPSIIAMRTIIAWPAPNARNTEASHGSALGEEEVAATKRVLGFDPEQTFEVADEVLAHTRTALDRGAEAHAAWDKRIAAWRGENPERAATFDRVSKGELPEGWEDALPVFEPGKAVATRAASGKVLQALGAVLPELWGGSADLAGSNNTTIDKTSSFLPEGNPLPEADPYGRTVHFGIREFSMAAEMNGIALHGNTRIYGGTFLVFSDYMRNAVRMSALMQLPVTYVWTHDSIGLGEDGPTHQPVEHLAALRAIPGLNVVRPADANETAVVWAEILRRHSTDPAPHGLALTRQGVPTYAPNPDAARGGYVLADSSTQVPEVVLIATGSEVQLAVAAREALEAEGVGTRVVSMPSVEWFEQQPRAYRDSVLPPSVKARVAVEAGIGLTWHRFVGDAGRIVSLEHFGASADAKTLFAEYGFTPENVVAAARESLTAARG; encoded by the coding sequence ATGAGCACGCAGACAGCGGACAGCTTCGAATGGACCGACCTCGACCGGCGTGCCGTCGACACCGCCCGCCTGCTGGCGGCGGATGCCGTGCAGCGGGTCGGCAACGGCCACCCCGGCACCGCGATGAGCCTGGCGCCGGCCGCCTACACGCTCTTCCAGAAGGTGATGCGGCACGACCCCGCCGACCCGGAGTGGACGGGCCGTGACCGCTTCGTCCTCTCCCCCGGGCACACCTCGCTGACCCTCTACACGCAGCTGTACCTCGCGGGCTACGAGCTGGAGCTGGACGACCTGAAGGCGTTCCGCACGCACGGCTCGAAGACGCCCGGCCACCCCGAGTACGGCCACACGGCGGGCGTGGAGACCACCACCGGCCCGCTGGGCCAGGGCGTCGCCAACGCGGTCGGCATGGCGATGGCCGCCCGCTACGAGCGCGGCCTGTTCGACCCGGACGCCCCCGAGGGCGAGTCGCCCTTCGACCACACCATCTGGGCGATCGTCTCCGACGGCGACCTCCAGGAGGGCGTCTCCGCCGAGGCCTCCTCGCTCGCCGGCCACCAGAAGCTCGGCAACCTGGTCTTCCTCTACGACGACAACCACATCTCCATCGAGGGCGACACGGCGACCGCGTTCTCCGAGGACGTGCTGAAGCGGTACGAGGCCTACGGCTGGCACGTGCAGCGGATCGAGCCGCGGGAGGACGGCGACATCGACGTCCACGCGCTGTACGCGGCGCTGAAGGCGGCGCAGGCCGAGACCGGGCGCCCGTCCATCATCGCGATGCGCACGATCATCGCCTGGCCCGCCCCGAACGCCCGGAACACCGAGGCCTCGCACGGCTCGGCGCTCGGCGAGGAGGAGGTCGCCGCCACCAAGCGCGTCCTCGGCTTCGACCCGGAGCAGACCTTCGAGGTCGCCGACGAGGTGCTGGCCCACACCCGCACGGCCCTGGACCGGGGTGCCGAGGCGCACGCGGCCTGGGACAAGCGGATCGCCGCCTGGCGCGGCGAGAACCCCGAGCGGGCCGCGACCTTCGACCGGGTCAGCAAGGGCGAGCTGCCCGAGGGCTGGGAGGACGCCCTGCCCGTGTTCGAGCCGGGCAAGGCGGTCGCCACCCGCGCCGCCTCCGGCAAGGTGCTCCAGGCGCTCGGCGCGGTCCTGCCCGAGCTGTGGGGCGGCTCCGCCGACCTGGCCGGCTCGAACAACACCACCATCGACAAGACGTCGTCCTTCCTGCCGGAGGGCAACCCGCTGCCGGAGGCCGACCCGTACGGCCGCACGGTGCACTTCGGCATCCGCGAGTTCTCCATGGCCGCGGAGATGAACGGCATCGCCCTGCACGGCAACACGCGGATCTACGGCGGCACCTTCCTGGTGTTCTCCGACTACATGCGCAACGCCGTCCGCATGTCGGCCCTGATGCAGCTGCCGGTGACGTACGTGTGGACGCACGACTCGATCGGCCTCGGCGAGGACGGCCCGACCCACCAGCCGGTGGAGCACCTGGCCGCGCTGCGGGCCATCCCGGGCCTGAACGTCGTACGCCCGGCCGACGCCAACGAGACCGCGGTCGTCTGGGCCGAGATCCTGCGGCGGCACAGCACCGACCCGGCCCCGCACGGCCTTGCGCTGACCCGCCAGGGCGTGCCCACCTACGCGCCGAACCCGGACGCGGCGCGCGGCGGTTACGTCCTCGCGGACTCCTCCACGCAGGTGCCCGAGGTGGTGCTGATCGCCACCGGTTCCGAGGTGCAGCTCGCGGTCGCCGCGCGCGAGGCGCTGGAGGCCGAGGGGGTCGGCACGCGGGTGGTGTCGATGCCGTCCGTGGAGTGGTTCGAGCAGCAGCCGCGCGCGTACCGCGACAGCGTGCTCCCGCCGTCCGTGAAGGCCCGGGTCGCGGTCGAGGCCGGGATCGGCCTGACCTGGCACCGGTTCGTCGGCGACGCGGGACGCATCGTCTCCCTGGAGCACTTCGGCGCCTCCGCCGACGCCAAGACCCTGTTCGCCGAGTACGGCTTCACCCCCGAGAACGTCGTCGCCGCGGCCCGGGAATCCCTCACCGCCGCGCGCGGCTGA
- the opcA gene encoding glucose-6-phosphate dehydrogenase assembly protein OpcA, producing the protein MKIDLTDTTASKINKALVQGRRAIGTPAVGMVLTMVIVTDEENAYDAIKAAEEASHEHPSRTLVVIKRHARTPRDRQSSRLDAEVRVGADAGTGETVILRTYGEVSDHADSVVLPLLLPDAPVVVWWPVDAPEVPSKDPLGALAQRRITDLYAVENPLQTLETRVRSYAPGDTDLAWTRLTPWRSMLAAALDQARAKVISAAVEAEAENPAAELLARWLEARLHVRVDRVVTAGPVVTAVRLGTENGEIVIDRPEGPLATLTLPGQPSRTLALKVRATSELIAEELRRLDADEMYAIALNGEATEETPAHV; encoded by the coding sequence ATGAAGATCGACCTGACCGACACCACGGCAAGCAAGATCAACAAGGCGCTGGTGCAGGGTCGCCGCGCCATCGGCACGCCGGCCGTGGGCATGGTCCTGACGATGGTGATCGTCACGGACGAGGAGAACGCCTACGACGCGATCAAGGCGGCCGAGGAGGCCTCGCACGAGCACCCCTCGCGCACCCTGGTCGTCATCAAGCGGCACGCCCGCACCCCCCGCGACCGCCAGTCCTCCCGGCTGGACGCGGAGGTCCGGGTGGGCGCGGACGCGGGCACCGGCGAGACGGTGATCCTGCGGACCTACGGCGAGGTGTCCGACCACGCCGACTCGGTGGTGCTGCCGCTGCTGCTGCCGGACGCGCCGGTGGTGGTCTGGTGGCCGGTGGACGCCCCCGAGGTGCCCTCGAAGGACCCGCTCGGGGCCCTGGCCCAGCGGCGGATCACCGACCTGTACGCCGTGGAGAACCCCCTGCAGACCCTGGAGACCCGGGTCCGCTCCTACGCGCCCGGCGACACGGACCTCGCCTGGACCCGGCTGACGCCCTGGCGTTCGATGCTGGCGGCGGCGCTGGACCAGGCCCGGGCGAAGGTGATCTCGGCGGCCGTGGAGGCCGAGGCCGAGAACCCGGCCGCCGAGCTGCTGGCCCGCTGGCTGGAGGCGCGGCTGCACGTCCGGGTCGACCGCGTGGTCACCGCCGGGCCGGTCGTGACCGCCGTACGCCTGGGCACGGAGAACGGCGAGATCGTCATCGACCGCCCCGAGGGGCCGCTGGCCACGCTGACCCTGCCGGGCCAGCCGTCCCGGACCCTCGCGCTGAAGGTCCGTGCCACCTCCGAACTCATCGCCGAGGAGCTGCGGCGCCTCGACGCGGACGAGATGTACGCCATCGCCCTGAACGGCGAGGCAACCGAGGAGACCCCCGCCCATGTCTGA
- a CDS encoding VOC family protein, whose protein sequence is MDVTLQVTIDCADPATLVNFWTQALGYEPEPPPGGHPSWRAYWEAMGVPAEELTEGAGETPESIVDPEGQGPRIWFQRVPEAKTVKNRVHLDLKVGGGRGVPLPERTRRVAAKVDRLVAAGATVVRTMDEPDMDYYGVVLRDPEGNEFCVA, encoded by the coding sequence ATGGATGTGACGTTGCAGGTGACCATCGACTGCGCCGACCCGGCGACCCTGGTGAACTTCTGGACACAGGCCCTCGGTTACGAACCCGAGCCGCCTCCGGGCGGGCACCCCAGCTGGCGCGCCTACTGGGAGGCCATGGGGGTGCCGGCGGAGGAACTGACGGAGGGCGCGGGGGAGACACCCGAGTCGATCGTCGATCCGGAGGGGCAGGGGCCCCGCATCTGGTTCCAGCGGGTGCCGGAGGCCAAGACCGTCAAGAACCGGGTGCACCTCGACCTCAAGGTGGGCGGCGGCCGGGGCGTTCCCCTGCCGGAGCGCACCCGGAGGGTCGCGGCGAAGGTCGACCGGCTGGTCGCGGCGGGCGCGACGGTGGTGCGGACCATGGACGAGCCGGACATGGACTACTACGGGGTCGTGCTGCGCGACCCGGAGGGCAACGAGTTCTGCGTGGCCTAG
- a CDS encoding glycoside hydrolase family 16 protein, with amino-acid sequence MSETSGTPRGPRPFRRAFVAVTCTLGLAAAAATVATPAANASAPPPPSGWTQVFVDDFNGPAGSGVNTSNWQYATGKGYPGGPANWGTGEVETMTSSTDNVSLDGNGNLRITPRRDAAGNWTSGRVETNRTDFQPPAGGKLRVESRIQVPNVTGAAARGYWPAFWMLGAPYRGNYWNWPAVGELDIMENTQGQNTVFATMHCGTSPGGPCNETSGIGGSTTCQGTTCQAGFHTYRMEWDRSTSVEQIRFYLDGVNFHTVRADQVDATTWRNATDHGFFIILNVAMGGGFPDAFGGGPDAGTQPGHPMVVDYVQVLSSGGGGTTPPPTGDRDAYGTLQAESYDSQSGTMTETTTDTGGGRNVGALANGDWLQFKGVNFGSTAARQFSARVASGAAGGVSGLVEVRLDSRSNAPIGSFAVGNTGGWQSWRTIPADISSVTGTHDVYLTFTSGQPADFVNVNWFTFGR; translated from the coding sequence ATGAGCGAAACCTCCGGTACCCCCCGCGGACCCCGCCCCTTCCGGCGGGCCTTCGTCGCCGTCACGTGCACGCTCGGACTCGCGGCTGCCGCCGCCACCGTCGCCACCCCGGCCGCGAACGCCTCCGCCCCGCCGCCCCCGTCGGGCTGGACGCAGGTGTTCGTGGACGACTTCAACGGCCCGGCGGGCAGCGGCGTCAACACCTCGAACTGGCAGTACGCCACCGGCAAGGGCTACCCGGGCGGCCCCGCCAACTGGGGCACCGGCGAGGTCGAGACGATGACGAGCAGCACCGACAACGTCTCCCTCGACGGCAACGGCAACCTCCGCATCACGCCCCGCCGGGACGCCGCCGGCAACTGGACCTCCGGCCGCGTCGAGACCAACCGCACCGACTTCCAGCCCCCGGCCGGCGGCAAGCTCCGCGTGGAGTCGCGCATCCAGGTGCCGAACGTCACCGGAGCGGCGGCCAGGGGCTACTGGCCCGCCTTCTGGATGCTGGGCGCCCCCTACCGCGGCAACTACTGGAACTGGCCGGCCGTCGGCGAGCTGGACATCATGGAGAACACCCAGGGCCAGAACACGGTGTTCGCCACGATGCACTGCGGCACCTCCCCGGGCGGCCCCTGCAACGAGACCAGCGGCATCGGCGGTTCGACCACCTGCCAGGGCACCACGTGCCAGGCCGGCTTCCACACGTACCGGATGGAGTGGGACCGCTCGACGAGCGTCGAGCAGATCCGCTTCTACCTCGACGGCGTCAACTTCCACACCGTGCGCGCCGACCAGGTCGACGCGACGACCTGGCGGAACGCCACCGACCACGGTTTCTTCATCATCCTCAACGTGGCGATGGGCGGCGGCTTCCCGGACGCGTTCGGCGGCGGCCCGGACGCGGGCACCCAGCCCGGCCACCCGATGGTCGTCGACTACGTGCAGGTGCTGTCGTCGGGCGGTGGCGGCACCACGCCTCCGCCCACCGGCGACCGCGACGCCTACGGCACCCTCCAGGCCGAGTCCTACGACAGCCAGTCCGGCACCATGACCGAGACGACCACCGACACCGGCGGCGGCCGGAACGTCGGCGCCCTGGCCAACGGCGACTGGCTGCAGTTCAAGGGCGTGAACTTCGGCTCCACGGCGGCCCGGCAGTTCAGCGCCCGGGTCGCGAGCGGCGCGGCGGGCGGTGTCAGCGGGCTGGTCGAGGTGCGGCTGGACAGCCGGAGCAACGCGCCCATCGGGAGCTTCGCGGTGGGCAACACCGGCGGCTGGCAGTCGTGGCGGACGATCCCCGCCGACATCAGCTCCGTGACGGGCACGCACGACGTCTATCTGACCTTCACCAGCGGGCAGCCGGCGGACTTCGTGAACGTCAACTGGTTCACCTTCGGGCGCTGA
- a CDS encoding IclR family transcriptional regulator produces MTVLPRGAPTAADRLLSVLAAFDHEHPALSLTDISRRAGLTLTTAHRLVGALTEWGALERDESGVYHVGLRLWEVAALAPRGLALRQLALPYLEDLYEATHENVQLAVRDGRDVVYIEWLSGRSAVGVHIRVGARWPLHATGVGLALLAHGEPEFQEEYCAGGLASFTAYTITDPGRLRRVLAEVRRSGVAVSDRQVTEDALSVAAPVRGADGTVTAAVSIVVPHADAQVPVLAPAVRMAARGISRALGWQPERA; encoded by the coding sequence ATGACCGTGCTGCCCCGGGGTGCCCCCACCGCCGCCGACCGGCTGCTGTCCGTGCTCGCGGCCTTCGACCACGAGCACCCGGCGCTGAGCCTGACGGACATCAGCCGGCGGGCCGGGCTGACCCTGACCACCGCGCACCGGCTGGTCGGCGCGCTCACCGAGTGGGGCGCCCTGGAGCGGGACGAGTCCGGCGTCTACCACGTCGGGCTCCGGCTGTGGGAGGTCGCCGCACTGGCGCCCCGGGGCCTCGCCCTGCGGCAGCTCGCGCTGCCGTACCTGGAGGACCTGTACGAGGCGACGCACGAGAACGTGCAGCTGGCCGTGCGGGACGGCCGGGACGTCGTCTACATCGAGTGGCTGTCGGGGCGGTCGGCGGTCGGCGTGCACATCCGTGTCGGCGCGCGCTGGCCGCTGCACGCCACCGGGGTCGGGCTCGCCCTGCTGGCGCACGGCGAGCCGGAGTTCCAGGAGGAGTACTGCGCGGGCGGCCTGGCGTCCTTCACCGCGTACACGATCACCGATCCGGGGCGGCTGCGGCGGGTGCTGGCCGAGGTGCGGCGGTCGGGTGTGGCCGTGAGCGACCGTCAGGTCACGGAGGACGCCCTGTCGGTGGCCGCGCCGGTACGCGGTGCGGACGGCACGGTGACCGCCGCCGTCTCGATCGTGGTGCCTCACGCGGACGCCCAGGTGCCGGTGCTGGCCCCGGCGGTGCGGATGGCAGCGCGCGGGATCTCGCGTGCGCTCGGGTGGCAGCCGGAGCGGGCCTGA
- a CDS encoding DUF6351 family protein — protein MRIRLALLTACLSLAATALTSPSAAATGTHLEGRLPSGAAYVMDVPASWNGTVLLYSHGYSPAGSPNPAQNTSGPAARDKLLAEGYALIGSSYATTGWAVTEAVPDQLATLDLFTQRFGAARRTLAWGTSYGGFVTAMLAERHPGRFDGSLSMCGLVQGGVANWNSTLDPVFALRTLLAPGSGIPLADFADQAEAVAAAKSLSAKADAAQRTPEGRARIALAAALHNIPGHNDPAQPKPGPTDWQARQANQYSAVRGLLQLPAFSWRQEAESRAGGNPSWNTGVDYGVMLARSPLYKEVTELYKEAGLSLRTDLTALDRAPRISADAPALRWMRSTSVLSGRLADPQLNIHTTGDALIPVQAQSAYRRAATAAGSAGLLHQAYVDGPGHCTFTTGETLAALRTLEHRLDTGRWDASPEALNARARAADPAAEPRYAPYRPAAYPRPYDLAHPGDTRP, from the coding sequence TTGAGGATCCGCCTCGCCTTACTGACCGCCTGCCTGTCCCTGGCGGCGACCGCGCTGACCTCCCCGTCGGCCGCGGCCACCGGCACCCACCTGGAGGGCCGGCTCCCCTCCGGCGCCGCGTACGTGATGGACGTTCCCGCCTCCTGGAACGGCACGGTGCTGCTGTACAGCCACGGCTACAGCCCGGCCGGATCCCCCAACCCGGCTCAGAACACGTCCGGTCCGGCCGCCCGGGACAAGCTGCTGGCCGAGGGGTACGCCCTCATCGGCTCCTCGTACGCGACGACCGGCTGGGCGGTCACGGAGGCGGTGCCCGACCAGCTGGCCACCCTGGACCTGTTCACGCAGCGGTTCGGGGCGGCGCGGCGGACCCTCGCCTGGGGCACCTCGTACGGCGGGTTCGTCACCGCGATGCTCGCCGAGCGGCACCCCGGGCGCTTCGACGGCTCGCTGTCGATGTGCGGGCTGGTGCAGGGCGGCGTCGCCAACTGGAACAGCACCCTGGACCCGGTGTTCGCGCTGCGCACGCTGCTCGCCCCGGGCTCCGGCATCCCGCTCGCGGACTTCGCCGACCAGGCGGAGGCGGTCGCCGCCGCGAAGTCGCTCAGCGCCAAGGCCGACGCCGCCCAGCGGACCCCCGAGGGCCGCGCCCGGATCGCCCTGGCCGCCGCCCTGCACAACATCCCCGGCCACAACGACCCCGCGCAGCCGAAGCCGGGCCCCACGGACTGGCAGGCCCGGCAGGCCAACCAGTACTCCGCCGTGCGCGGCCTGCTCCAGCTGCCCGCGTTCAGCTGGCGGCAGGAGGCCGAGAGCCGGGCGGGCGGCAACCCGTCCTGGAACACGGGGGTCGACTACGGGGTGATGCTCGCCCGGTCCCCCCTGTACAAAGAGGTGACCGAGCTCTACAAGGAGGCGGGACTGTCCTTGCGCACCGACCTCACGGCCCTGGACCGGGCACCCCGGATCTCCGCCGACGCGCCGGCCCTGCGGTGGATGCGGAGCACCAGCGTGCTCTCCGGCCGGCTGGCCGACCCCCAGCTGAACATCCACACGACCGGTGACGCGCTCATCCCGGTGCAGGCGCAGAGCGCCTACCGGCGGGCGGCCACCGCGGCGGGCTCGGCGGGGCTCCTGCACCAGGCGTACGTGGACGGCCCCGGTCACTGCACCTTCACCACCGGCGAGACGCTGGCGGCCCTGCGCACCCTGGAACACCGCCTGGACACGGGCCGCTGGGACGCCTCCCCCGAGGCCCTCAACGCCCGTGCGCGGGCGGCGGACCCGGCGGCCGAGCCCCGCTACGCCCCCTACCGCCCGGCCGCCTACCCCCGCCCCTACGACCTCGCCCACCCGGGAGACACCCGGCCATGA
- a CDS encoding AraC family transcriptional regulator, with protein sequence MADRSIQGGDIQGGDGIRTFPFPVELSVGGVGMQVGPMGTGRTWHAEAPLERVHRIEFHVVMLFGEGPVRHMVDFTEYEARAGDLLWIRPGQVHRFSPTSEYRGTVLTMQPGFLPRATVEATGLYRYDLPPLLRPDEGQRTALRAALGQLRREYEDTATLPLSLHTAVLRHTLTAFLLRLAHLATSSADAVRRQSDSTFTLFRDAVEKDFATNHSVSAYADALGYSRRTLVRAVRAATGDTPKAFIDKRVVLEAKRLLAHTDLPIGRVGAAVGFPDAANFSKFFHQHTDQTPAAFRAELR encoded by the coding sequence ATGGCGGACAGAAGCATCCAAGGCGGCGACATCCAAGGCGGCGACGGGATCAGAACGTTCCCCTTCCCGGTCGAGCTGAGCGTCGGCGGCGTCGGCATGCAGGTCGGCCCGATGGGCACCGGCCGTACCTGGCACGCCGAAGCGCCGCTGGAGCGCGTGCACCGCATCGAGTTCCACGTCGTGATGCTGTTCGGCGAGGGCCCGGTCCGGCACATGGTCGACTTCACCGAGTACGAGGCCCGCGCCGGGGACCTGCTGTGGATCCGCCCGGGGCAGGTCCACCGCTTCTCGCCCACCAGCGAGTACCGCGGAACCGTGCTCACCATGCAGCCGGGCTTCCTGCCCCGCGCCACCGTGGAAGCCACCGGTCTGTACCGCTACGACCTGCCGCCGCTGCTGCGCCCCGACGAGGGCCAGCGCACCGCCCTGCGCGCCGCGCTCGGCCAGTTGCGGCGCGAGTACGAGGACACGGCCACGCTGCCGCTCAGCCTGCACACCGCCGTCCTGCGCCACACCCTGACGGCGTTCCTGCTGCGCCTCGCCCACCTCGCCACGAGTTCCGCGGACGCGGTGCGCCGGCAATCCGACTCCACCTTCACGCTCTTCCGGGACGCCGTGGAGAAGGACTTCGCCACCAACCACAGCGTCAGCGCCTACGCCGACGCGCTCGGTTACTCCCGCCGCACCCTGGTCCGCGCGGTCCGGGCCGCGACCGGTGACACCCCCAAGGCGTTCATCGACAAGCGCGTCGTCCTGGAGGCCAAACGGCTCCTCGCCCACACCGACCTGCCGATCGGCCGGGTCGGCGCGGCGGTCGGCTTCCCCGACGCCGCGAACTTCTCCAAGTTCTTCCACCAGCACACGGACCAGACCCCCGCGGCGTTCCGGGCGGAGTTGCGCTGA
- the zwf gene encoding glucose-6-phosphate dehydrogenase, with product MSEGIPQTAEQETKGTKEDKEARAAQEAAGVEQTGVSGTTEPAGDERAGADGQSQAAPRTHHADADFANPLRDARDRRLPRIAGPSGLVIFGVTGDLSRKKLMPAVYDLANRGLLPPGFSLVGFARRDWEDQDFAQVVHDAVREHARTPFREEVWQQLAEGMRFIPGDFDDDTAFKQLRSAVEELDASRGTSGNYAFYLSVPPKFFPKVVQQLKKHKLADAPEGSWRRAVIEKPFGHDLDSACELNAIVHDVFDPEQVFRIDHYLGKETVQNLLALRFANQMFEPIWNRSYVDHVQITMAEDIGIGGRAGYYDGIGAARDVIQNHLLQLMALTAMEEPAAFDAASLLTEKLKVLRAVKLPEDLGLHTVRGQYAAAWQGGAKVRGYLEEEGIDPGSTTDTYAAVKLQVDNRRWAGVPFYLRTGKRLGRRVTEIAVVFQRAPHSPFDSTATEELGANAIVIRVQPDEGMTVRFGSKVPGTSMEIRDVTMDFAYGESFTESSPEAYERLILDVLLGDANLFPRHQEVEESWKILDPIEQYWATHGRPAQYASGSWGPEEADEMLARDGRSWRRP from the coding sequence ATGAGCGAGGGGATTCCCCAGACCGCCGAACAGGAGACCAAGGGGACCAAGGAGGACAAGGAGGCCCGGGCCGCCCAGGAGGCGGCCGGGGTCGAGCAGACCGGGGTGAGCGGCACGACCGAGCCGGCCGGGGACGAGCGGGCCGGCGCCGACGGGCAGTCGCAGGCCGCCCCGCGCACGCACCACGCCGACGCCGACTTCGCCAACCCGCTGCGCGACGCGCGCGACCGCCGTCTGCCCCGGATCGCGGGCCCGTCCGGGCTCGTCATCTTCGGCGTGACCGGCGACCTGTCCCGCAAGAAGCTGATGCCGGCCGTGTACGACCTGGCCAACCGCGGCCTGCTGCCGCCGGGCTTCTCGCTGGTGGGCTTCGCCCGCCGGGACTGGGAGGACCAGGACTTCGCGCAGGTCGTGCACGACGCCGTCCGCGAGCACGCCCGGACCCCGTTCCGCGAGGAGGTCTGGCAGCAGCTCGCCGAGGGCATGCGGTTCATCCCCGGTGACTTCGACGACGACACGGCGTTCAAGCAGCTGCGCTCCGCCGTCGAGGAGCTGGACGCCTCCCGCGGCACCAGCGGCAACTACGCCTTCTACCTCTCGGTGCCGCCGAAGTTCTTCCCCAAGGTCGTCCAGCAGCTGAAGAAGCACAAGCTGGCCGACGCCCCGGAGGGCTCCTGGCGCCGCGCGGTCATCGAAAAGCCGTTCGGGCACGATCTCGACAGCGCCTGCGAGCTGAACGCGATCGTGCACGACGTGTTCGACCCGGAGCAGGTCTTCCGCATCGACCACTACCTCGGCAAGGAGACCGTCCAGAACCTCCTGGCGCTGCGCTTCGCCAACCAGATGTTCGAGCCGATCTGGAACCGGTCGTACGTCGACCACGTGCAGATCACCATGGCCGAGGACATCGGCATCGGCGGCCGGGCCGGCTACTACGACGGCATCGGCGCCGCCCGTGACGTCATCCAGAACCACCTGCTCCAGCTGATGGCGCTCACCGCGATGGAGGAACCGGCCGCCTTCGACGCCGCCTCGCTGCTGACCGAGAAGCTGAAGGTCCTGCGCGCCGTGAAGCTGCCGGAGGACCTGGGGCTGCACACCGTGCGCGGGCAGTACGCGGCCGCCTGGCAGGGCGGTGCGAAAGTGCGCGGCTATCTGGAGGAGGAGGGCATCGACCCGGGCTCCACGACCGACACCTACGCCGCGGTCAAGCTCCAGGTGGACAACCGCCGCTGGGCGGGCGTCCCCTTCTACCTGCGCACCGGCAAGCGGCTCGGACGGCGGGTCACGGAGATCGCGGTGGTGTTCCAGCGGGCCCCGCACTCCCCCTTCGACTCGACCGCGACGGAGGAACTGGGCGCCAACGCGATCGTCATCCGCGTGCAGCCGGACGAGGGCATGACGGTCCGGTTCGGCTCCAAGGTGCCGGGCACGTCGATGGAGATCCGGGACGTGACGATGGACTTCGCCTACGGCGAGTCGTTCACCGAATCGAGCCCGGAGGCGTACGAACGGCTGATCCTGGACGTGCTCCTGGGCGACGCCAACCTGTTCCCCCGTCACCAGGAAGTGGAAGAGTCCTGGAAGATCCTCGACCCGATCGAGCAGTACTGGGCCACGCACGGCCGGCCCGCGCAGTACGCCTCCGGCAGCTGGGGACCCGAGGAAGCCGACGAGATGCTCGCACGAGACGGACGGAGCTGGCGCAGGCCATGA
- the tal gene encoding transaldolase → MITVTEATATAGALKRLSDEGVSIWLDDLSRRRIDSGNLAELVETRNVVGVTTNPSIFQAAIGSGEGYEEQLADLAARGVTVDEAVRMMTTADVRAAADVLRPVYEATGGRDGRVSIEVDPRLAHDTAATVAEARQLAWLVDRPNVMIKIPATKAGLPAITEVIGAGISVNVTLIFSLERYREVMDAYLAGLERAQAAGLDLSGIHSVASFFVSRVDAEIDKRLTLLGTDEALALKGRAALANARLAYQAYEQVFAGPRWQALGGARANRQRPLWASTGVKDPAYKDTLYVDELVAPGTVNTMPEATLNAVADHGDVQGDTVTGGYAQARADLAAVERLGISYDEVVRQLENEGVAKFEVAWQDLLDAVTKSLNDKGVDAE, encoded by the coding sequence ATGATCACTGTGACCGAAGCGACCGCGACCGCGGGAGCACTCAAGCGCCTGTCCGACGAGGGCGTGTCGATCTGGCTGGACGACCTGTCCCGCCGGCGCATCGACTCCGGCAACCTGGCCGAACTCGTGGAGACGAGGAACGTCGTCGGCGTCACCACCAACCCGTCCATCTTCCAGGCCGCCATCGGCTCCGGCGAGGGCTACGAGGAGCAGCTCGCCGACCTGGCCGCGCGGGGCGTGACCGTCGACGAGGCCGTCCGCATGATGACGACCGCCGACGTCCGGGCCGCCGCCGACGTGCTGCGGCCGGTGTACGAGGCGACGGGCGGCCGGGACGGCCGGGTCTCCATCGAGGTCGACCCCCGGCTGGCGCACGACACGGCGGCGACCGTCGCCGAGGCCCGGCAGCTGGCCTGGCTGGTGGACCGCCCCAACGTGATGATCAAGATCCCGGCGACGAAGGCGGGCCTGCCGGCGATCACCGAGGTGATCGGCGCGGGTATCAGTGTCAACGTGACGCTGATCTTCTCGCTGGAGCGCTACCGCGAGGTGATGGACGCCTACCTGGCGGGCCTGGAGCGGGCGCAGGCGGCCGGCCTGGACCTGTCCGGCATCCACTCGGTCGCGTCCTTCTTCGTCTCCCGCGTCGACGCCGAGATCGACAAGCGGCTGACGCTGCTGGGCACGGACGAGGCGCTCGCCCTGAAGGGCCGGGCGGCCCTGGCCAACGCGCGGCTCGCCTACCAGGCGTACGAGCAGGTCTTCGCCGGGCCGCGCTGGCAGGCCCTGGGAGGCGCCCGAGCGAACCGGCAGCGCCCCCTTTGGGCCTCCACCGGTGTGAAGGACCCCGCCTACAAGGACACCCTGTACGTGGACGAGCTGGTCGCCCCCGGCACGGTCAACACCATGCCGGAGGCCACGCTGAACGCCGTCGCGGACCACGGCGACGTCCAGGGTGACACCGTCACCGGCGGCTACGCCCAGGCCCGAGCGGACCTGGCGGCCGTCGAGCGGCTCGGGATCTCGTACGACGAGGTGGTGCGGCAGCTGGAGAACGAAGGTGTGGCGAAGTTCGAGGTGGCCTGGCAGGACCTGCTGGACGCGGTCACCAAGTCCTTGAACGACAAGGGAGTTGACGCGGAATGA